One part of the Hyalangium ruber genome encodes these proteins:
- a CDS encoding CARDB domain-containing protein gives MNRRTGRVGSLLGAVALLATSGCESSADSDTAVELEATSQAVVSGPDFVVSAVTGPASATPGQQLTASVTLCNQGTQGGDTHVEVYLSTDTTITPHGPTAPSPDTYFGSASAQYLNAGQCQTLTVQGSAYVPADGAYYLGAVADPQNSVVEVLETNNAKAGTRLGIGNKPDFVVSAVTGPASVMPGGPGQQFPSSVTVCNQGTQGGSTPVEVYLSADTTITPNGPMAPSPDSYVGSVHSQYLNPGQCQTLTLQGSPYVPTEGAYYLGAVADPQGFTAELLEDNNIKLGGRIGIGNKPDFVVSTVTGPASALPGQQLSASVTVCNQGTVGGSAPVEVYLSTDTTITPNGPTAPSPDSYVGSASTQYLNAGQCQTLTVQGSAYVPAEGPYYLGAVADPQRSVVELIEDNNAKAGTRLGIGNKPDFVVSAVTGPASIRPGQQFTASVTVCNQGTQGGSAPAEVYLSADNTITPHGPTAPSPDSYVGVVSPQYLNPGQCQTLTVQGSAYVPADGPYYLGAVVDPQASIAELIENNNARAGTRLGIGNKPDFVVSAVTGPASVMQSGPGQQFPTSVTVCNEGTQPGSTHVEVYLSADTTITPYGPAVPSPDPFLGHAASEYLSPGQCQTLTVHGSAYVPTEGAYYLGAVADPQGSIAELLEDNNIKLGDRIGVGSKPDFVVSTVTGPASALPGQSLSASVTVCNQGTVGGSAPVEVYLSADTTITPNGPMAPSPDAYVGSASTQYLNAGQCQTLAVQGYAYVPTEGAYSLGAVVDPQSSLVELIEDNNAKAGTRLGIGNKPDFVVSAVTGPASIRPGQQFTASVTVCNQGTQGGSAPAEVYLSADRTITPHGPTAPSPDSYVGVVSPQYLTPGQCQTLTVQGYAYVPADGPYYLGAVVDPQASIAELIEDNNAKAGSRIGIGYKPDFVVSAVSSVSTVQLGQQLTASVTVCNQGTQAGSTYVETYLSADTTITLNGPMGPSPDTLMGYKSTATLSAGQCQVLSVVGPAYVPGTGKYYVGAVADPYSDLQEMFEDNNTKVGTLVTVTP, from the coding sequence ATGAATCGAAGGACCGGCAGGGTCGGAAGCCTTCTGGGAGCGGTGGCGTTGCTGGCGACGTCGGGGTGCGAGAGCTCGGCGGACAGCGACACGGCAGTTGAGCTGGAGGCCACGAGCCAGGCCGTCGTATCCGGCCCGGACTTCGTGGTGTCGGCGGTGACGGGACCGGCCAGCGCCACGCCCGGGCAGCAGCTCACCGCCTCGGTGACCCTGTGCAACCAGGGCACTCAAGGTGGCGACACCCATGTCGAGGTGTATCTCTCGACGGACACCACCATCACCCCCCACGGGCCGACGGCGCCTTCGCCGGATACCTACTTTGGCTCGGCCTCCGCGCAATACCTCAACGCCGGCCAGTGCCAGACGCTGACGGTGCAGGGCTCGGCCTACGTCCCCGCCGACGGCGCCTACTACCTGGGCGCGGTGGCGGATCCCCAGAACTCCGTGGTGGAGGTGCTGGAGACCAACAACGCCAAGGCGGGCACCCGCCTGGGCATCGGCAACAAGCCGGACTTCGTGGTCTCGGCGGTGACGGGGCCGGCCAGCGTCATGCCGGGTGGGCCTGGGCAGCAATTCCCCAGCTCGGTGACGGTGTGCAACCAGGGCACCCAGGGTGGAAGCACGCCGGTGGAGGTGTACCTCTCGGCGGACACCACCATCACTCCCAACGGGCCGATGGCGCCCTCGCCCGACTCCTACGTCGGCTCCGTCCACTCTCAATACCTCAACCCAGGCCAGTGCCAGACGCTAACGCTCCAGGGCTCGCCGTACGTTCCCACCGAGGGGGCCTACTACCTGGGCGCGGTGGCGGATCCTCAGGGCTTCACGGCCGAGCTGCTCGAGGACAACAACATCAAGCTGGGCGGCCGCATCGGCATCGGCAACAAGCCGGACTTCGTGGTGTCCACCGTGACGGGACCGGCCAGCGCTCTGCCGGGGCAGCAGCTCTCCGCCTCGGTGACGGTGTGCAACCAGGGCACCGTGGGCGGCAGTGCTCCCGTGGAGGTGTACCTCTCGACGGACACCACCATCACTCCCAACGGGCCGACGGCGCCTTCGCCTGACTCCTACGTGGGCTCGGCCTCTACGCAATACCTCAACGCCGGCCAGTGCCAGACGTTGACGGTTCAGGGCTCGGCTTACGTCCCCGCCGAAGGCCCCTACTACCTGGGCGCAGTAGCGGATCCCCAGCGCTCCGTGGTCGAGCTGATCGAGGACAACAACGCCAAGGCGGGCACCCGCCTGGGCATTGGCAACAAGCCCGACTTCGTGGTGTCGGCGGTGACGGGACCGGCCAGCATCCGGCCCGGGCAGCAGTTCACCGCCTCGGTGACGGTGTGCAACCAGGGCACCCAGGGTGGAAGCGCGCCGGCGGAGGTCTACCTGTCGGCGGACAACACCATCACTCCTCATGGGCCCACGGCGCCTTCGCCTGACTCCTACGTGGGCGTCGTCTCTCCTCAGTACCTCAACCCGGGCCAGTGCCAGACGCTGACGGTGCAGGGCTCTGCCTACGTCCCCGCTGACGGCCCCTACTACCTGGGCGCCGTGGTGGATCCTCAGGCCTCCATCGCCGAGCTGATCGAGAACAACAACGCCCGGGCAGGTACCCGCCTGGGTATCGGCAACAAGCCGGACTTCGTGGTGTCGGCGGTGACGGGCCCGGCCAGCGTTATGCAGAGCGGACCGGGGCAGCAGTTCCCCACCTCGGTGACGGTGTGCAACGAGGGCACGCAGCCCGGCAGCACGCACGTGGAAGTCTACCTGTCGGCGGACACCACCATCACTCCCTACGGGCCGGCGGTGCCTTCACCGGACCCCTTCCTGGGCCATGCCGCCTCCGAATACCTCAGCCCAGGCCAGTGCCAGACGTTGACGGTGCATGGCTCGGCGTACGTGCCCACCGAGGGGGCCTACTACCTGGGCGCGGTGGCGGATCCTCAGGGTTCCATCGCCGAGCTGCTCGAGGACAACAACATCAAGTTGGGCGACCGCATCGGCGTCGGCAGCAAGCCGGACTTCGTGGTGTCCACCGTGACGGGGCCGGCCAGCGCTCTGCCAGGGCAGTCGCTCTCCGCCTCGGTGACGGTGTGCAACCAGGGCACCGTGGGCGGCAGCGCCCCCGTAGAGGTGTACCTCTCGGCGGACACCACCATCACTCCCAACGGGCCGATGGCGCCTTCGCCCGACGCCTACGTGGGCTCGGCCTCTACGCAATACCTCAACGCTGGCCAGTGCCAGACGCTGGCGGTGCAGGGCTATGCCTACGTCCCCACCGAAGGCGCCTACTCCCTGGGGGCCGTGGTGGATCCTCAGAGCTCCCTGGTCGAGCTGATCGAGGACAACAACGCCAAGGCGGGCACTCGCCTGGGCATTGGTAACAAGCCCGACTTCGTGGTGTCGGCGGTGACGGGACCAGCGAGCATCCGGCCCGGGCAGCAGTTCACCGCCTCGGTGACGGTGTGCAACCAGGGCACCCAGGGTGGAAGCGCGCCGGCGGAGGTGTACTTGTCGGCGGACAGAACCATCACCCCGCATGGGCCGACGGCGCCTTCGCCTGACTCCTACGTGGGCGTCGTCTCCCCTCAGTATCTCACCCCCGGTCAGTGTCAGACGCTGACGGTGCAGGGCTATGCCTACGTCCCCGCGGACGGCCCCTACTACCTGGGCGCCGTGGTGGATCCTCAGGCCTCCATCGCCGAGCTGATCGAGGACAACAACGCCAAGGCGGGCAGCCGAATCGGCATCGGGTACAAGCCGGACTTCGTGGTGTCAGCGGTGTCGAGCGTGAGCACCGTGCAGCTGGGCCAGCAGCTCACGGCGTCCGTGACGGTGTGCAACCAGGGCACTCAAGCCGGCAGCACCTACGTGGAAACCTACCTCTCGGCGGACACCACCATCACCCTCAACGGCCCCATGGGCCCCTCGCCGGATACCCTCATGGGATACAAGTCCACGGCGACGCTGAGCGCGGGCCAGTGCCAGGTGCTGTCGGTGGTGGGCCCCGCCTACGTGCCTGGAACGGGCAAGTACTACGTGGGAGCCGTGGCGGACCCGTATAGCGACCTGCAGGAGATGTTCGAGGACAACAACACCAAGGTGGGCACGCTCGTCACCGTCACGCCTTGA